AGCGATGTCGTTCTTCGCGCAGCGATTATCGGATCGATTCATGCAAGGTCTCCTCGCTTAAAGCGTGCTTGCCAATAGGGGCGTTAGCCTGCCCAGCAGACGCCGCCGATGAAGCACGTCGCCGATGTCGGGGTTGGAGTCTACCGGGCTCGGCGGCCATCGGGGTGCGAGGAACATTATATCACCGAGCGCGAACTGGTCTATTATTGGCGAGCCGATCGGGAGATTCTTTCCGACCCACTGCCGGCCAGAGTGACGCAGAGGGAACAACCAAGAGCCGTTGGCGTTGTACGCGAGGCGTTGGGGCAGCGGATTTCCGCGACCGGCCTGAGCAGAGGGGCGTGGAGAAAACTCCAAATCTTGGAGAACTCGATGGATCCAGTGGGACAGAGTGCAGAAGGTAAACTCAGATGAGGCACGAACCTCCGTTTGCGTCGGAGAATCGTGGGCACTATTGCCCGTGTGCGGGCCTTGTCACATGCCAATAATAATGGAATCAACTCTTGTTTTTCAGGGAGGTCCGCAATGAAAGTTGCCGTATTCAGCACCAAGTCATACGATAAAGAGTTTTTGGAAGCGGCGAATCGGTCCTTCGGACACGAGCTGGTCTTTCTGGAACCACGGCTGACGAGCCAAACAGTGTCCCTCGCCAATGGCTTTCCCACGGTGTGCGTCTTTGTCAACGACGAGGTGGATGCACGAGTGCTGCTCCATCTGCAGCGTCATGGAACAAAACATATTGCCCTCCGTTGTGCCGGTTACAACAACGTCGATCTTCAGGTGGCGGAAGAATTGGGATTCATCGTCAGCCGCGTTCCCGCCTATTCGCCCCAGGCCGTGGCGGAGCACACGATGGCTCTCATCCTGGCCCTGGCCAGGAAGCTTCACAAGTCCTACAACCGGGTGCGAGAAGGAAACTTCGCGCTGGATGGTCTTTTGGGAATTGACCTGGCTGGAAAAACCGCGGGAGTCATCGGGACAGGAAAAATCGGTCGACTCGTGGCCAAACGGTTGCTGGCTTTCGAATGTTCAGTTTGCGCGTTTGATTTGAGGCCAGACGAAGAGCTGGTTTCGCTGGGGGTGGAATACGTGGGGTACGATGAGCTTTTCCGCAAAAGCGATATCATTACCCTCCATTGTCCGCTTGTCCCCGCGACTTATCACCTGGTCAATGAGGAAACACTTGCCCTCATGAAGCGGGGGGTTATCCTCATCAATACAAGCCGGGGTGCCCTTGTGGACAGTCAGGCCGTTATCCGGGCACTCAAATCGGGAAAGATCGGAGCCCTGGGGCTGGATGTGTACGAAGAGGAAGCTGATCTGTTCTTCGAAGATCTCTCCAACCAGGTCATCCAGGACGATGTTTTCATGCGGATGCTGACCTTTCCCAATGTCATCATCACGGGACATCAGGCGTTTTTTACGAATAACGCCATGCAGGCCATTGCCCGAATGACCCTCGAGAACATCACCGCCGTGGAGCGTGGCGAGCCCCCACCGGGCCTTCTTCGGTGGCAGGAAGCCCGGGCCATTGGGGCATAAACGCGAAAAACAGCATCCCAAAAATATTTGCTGTATCACGCCGATGGTTTTTCTCGCCCAAAAGCAGGCGATGATGGGCTACCTCTGCCCGGAGTGACCGCTGCGCAACTTCAGCCTTGGGTGACGTTTATCTCCTGGCTTTACCCGGCACCGTTATATCATTGAGTTGAAGGAGGACTGGTTAATCCTGAGGAATGCTTCGCAGCACATCCGTGGGGGCGTAATCGTCGGTGAGAATCTCCCCCTGACGGACGTAATCTTCACCGGAAGTCCCGAGTTGAGCCACTTCAGGAAGAAAGAAGGTGAATTTTTTCTCGGCCTGAAGTTGCTCCGCCCGCTTTATTATTTCTTCACGAGAAAGACGTTGCGGCTTTTTGCTGGCCACGACAATCACATTTCCATATCGGCCGTAGGACCATTCTGAGGGAAACACCCGAGCAATCGTCCGCCGCTGATAATGGTATGAGGCGAAACCAGGTTGCAGGTTGCTCACAACCACCCCGTCTTCCTCAAGGAGCTTGGCCACCAATTCCATGAACTCCCGCGTTGTGAGGTGATAAGGGATGTACCCGCCGCGGAAAGCGTCGAGAAAAATCATGTCGTAGCGAGCGCCCTCCTTGGCCAGGCGGGTCATCTGCACCCGTGCGTCGCGAATGTACACTTTCATCCTGCTATCTTCCTTAAATCCGAAATAGGCTTGGGCGGCTTCCACGACGACGGGGTCGAGCTCGATCACATCCAAATGCACGTCGGGATAGTAATGTCGAATCGCCCGAACGAGCGTTCCTCCACCCAGCCCCACAAAAAGAATGCGCTGCGGATGGGGGCAGTGAATAAAGCCGGCCATCATCAACTTGTAGTAATGCAACGGAAAATCCAGTGGATTACGCACGTTAATGGCGGATTCTTCAAAGTCGATTCCAGATCGGCGAAACTGAAGGCGACGAATATCGCCCTCCTCCACCACCCGCACATAGTGGTAAAGGGATTCTTTCTCGAACAGAACGCGGCTCAGTTCTTGGGCAGAAATACGCTGAGAAGGCGCAACAACTCCCAGGCCCACCACAATCATGCCCAGGACCAAAGCCCTAACTCCGGCTGCCGCACGCAGGATTTGTGTTTCGAAACACCTGTCTTTGCGGTTTGAACAACCCACCTGACCAATCTCGCTGAGTTTTTCAGGAGATTTGCTCCCCAGGAAATAGAGTCCAATCATGGCCGAATTTCTCTAACCCAATGGACAACAAAAACGAATTGGTATTGAGATCGGATGAACCGGTATCAATGCCGATCAATGAACCGTGCAGCGACGATCTCCTTGCCTAAGCAAGCTTTCCTCCCATTATCTTTTTACCAATTCCGGCGGCTCAACCCGTTTGACTGCGGAGGACGGTGGCGCGGTAAAGGCAGCATTTCCCCGTGGTGAACCGACCACCGCGACCACCGCCACAAGGAGCCCCAAAGCCGCCAGCACACCGGCTCCCAGAAACAGACAGTGGCGAATTCCCAAACTCAAAATGAGATAAAACGCAGTGTGAATACATCCAAGAAAACTGCCCACGGTAGAAATGGCGTAGAGTGTCCCGGCACTTGCACCGGACTTTTCGACACTTGTGGTCATCAGCCGGATACAGTAGGGTGAAACCATCCCCAGTAGGGTGCTGGGCAGAAAAAACAGCGCTGTCGCGGCGGCCAGCGCTCCGTAACGCTCATTCCACTCCAAAGCTGCAAACCAGCCGCTGATCTCAGGATACCACAGAGCTACCGGGACAATGCTCAGGGCAGCGGCCAAGATCACTCCTGCGAGCACCCCCAGCAACGGCCATCGAGAGGAAGCCCAGCCGCCGATCAGGTAGCCGGTGCTCAGCGAAAGCAAAAAGACGCCAATGACGCTGCCCCAGACGAAAACACCGCTTCCAAAGTCCGGGGAAAGGATCCGCCCGCCGAGAATCTCCAGGCCCATCATCACCCAGCCGCATACGAAAGCGGTGGTACACAGGAGGAAAGAGCGCAATCCGGACATGCGCGGCAAACCCCGTCACAGCGGAAATGAAGGGAGGGCTTCAGAAACCACGATAACCCGAAATTACCCTGTCCCGGTTTGCCAGTCAACTCGCTCTTCGGCCGAAGTTCGCCTCGTGGGTGGAGATTGGCACACAAGGGACAGGAAAAAAGAAGTTCTTCCAGGATATTCTGGGGCGCTGGCTGCCATCTTCCACCGGCGTCTTCCTGCTATCCACAGTCAGAGGTGCGAGAAAGGAGCAATTCACGAATTGACCCTACCGGCGTCACATCGATTCGGCGAAGTTTCGTGTGTTGGAGGGGGCAATCCATGAAGAATCCGAGCAGCGATCAGCTCACAACAGAACAAAGACAGGCGGCCGATGTGATCGACCGCCTGCCAGAATTCATCGTCATTGAGTAAACCGGGACCGCCACAACAGTTCACGAGGCACCACAATCCTGCCCCACAAGCCCGGCTTTTCGCGGCATGCGATCAGGGAAGCCGTCAAGGTTATTCGGTCTTGCCCAGCGCTTCCGGATGGAAGACCGCATGGCAATCGTCGCAAGTCTTCGCGAGGGCAGCCACGGCTTTTTCGGCTCCCGCCGCGTCCTTGGCTTTCGCTGCCTTGTTGACTTGAGCCGCTGCATCCCGCATGGCCGCACAGAACTGGAACCACTGTTCCGCGTTCTCGGGCTTGCTAGTCTCGTCCAAATTCGCCATACTGCCCTGGGCGATTGCAGCGATCACGGCGGAATCCATTGCGATTGTCTCCGCCTGTCGTTCGAACCGCCGCATGTTGCGCTTCAGCCGGGAGTTGACGAGGGGAACCTGTTCCATCAATTCTTTCAAAGAGGCCACTTTTTCCCACTTGAGGCCATTCGAATCTCCGGACGCAGATTTGGCCGCCTCGACTGCCGCCAGCGCTTTCTTGGCCGAAGCATAGTCCTTCGCTGCGGCAGCCGAGAGCTCCCGAGCCGCCTTGATCAGAGCGGGGGCAGCCGCCTTGTATGGTGTATTCTCATCGTGAAGCCCCAGCACCAGGGCAAGGACCGCCAATGTTTCAGCGTCTTTAATGACCTTCGACTGCAAATCTTTGAAATCCTCCTCAGACTCCAGGACCTTGGCGATCCCTTGGATGTAATCATCCACCGCCTTCACGAGATCAGCAGCGGGCGCGTAAGTCGATGCCTTGGGGGCCGGGGGAATGTCCGCGCCACGGGCTATTGTCCCGCCACTAAAAACCAGAAAACCGATCGCAACACCAAGCGTGAGCACGACGGGTCGCATGAACAAGCCTCCTCGTTATTCAGGTGGGACGTACCAACCTCTAAAGCGGGGTGATTAAACTCTGGCAGCGTGATTGTAATACGGTGGTCGACCCGTAAGCGGTTCGGCGTACTCGCTTTCAAATCCTCGCCACCTGAGTTCAATTCTCGCGACTTGCTAACCACCCCAAAATCCGTTGAAAGACGCACACTCGAAAAAATATTTTCGGTGTGCTATCTTGGCTAGTGTCATCGGGCGACAGGCGGATGTCAAGGACCGCGGGCGAGTCATGGGGTAAACAACTGTCGAGGGCGAGGTGCTGCCGACCCATGCGGCTGTGCGACGTCGAATTTCTTCTGACCAAATTGGACCCGTTGAGTCAGGGCATTGCGGATCGCCTTGTGCTGGTCCGCGTGCAAACGGACGCTGCCGTGGATGGCTGGGGCGAAGCACCGGTACCATGGCGAGTGGGCGAACTGGCGCGGCGACGCGAGCAACTCCTTCCAACCCTGGCAGGGCGAAACATCCTGGACCTCGCCGAGCTTGCCGAATTGAACGTCCTCTCCCCACCTCTCCGTGCGGCGGTCGAGATCGCCTGCTGGGACGCGGCGGGAAAGGCCCTGGGGCAACCCGTGGCGCGGTTTTGGGGAGGCTTTTACCGCCACCAGGTGCCGGTGGGACAGTTCGTGGGCGACATGGATGAGGACGAGATTCTGGCCCAGGCTCAAAGAATGTATGACAGAGGGGTGACGTGCTGGATCCTGGGCACGAGTGGACAAATCGCTCAGGATCTCGAAGTACTCCGTGCCATTCGAGATCAGTTTGGAGAGGCCATTCAACTGCGAGTGGACGCCCGCCGCAGGTTCGACTTTACCGCCGCCGTGCACCTTTGCCTTCAGATGGAATCCCTGGGTATTCACTGCCTCATTGATCCGCTGGCCACAAATTACTGGCAGACCTACCGGCGGCTGCAGCAAGAATCCCCGGTTCCTATCGCCATCCGCCGGGGATTAAAATCGCTGCGGGACGTGTGGGCGGTGTGTCAATGCGGGGCCGCTCGGCACCTCATTCTGGACATGTATGAGCTCGGGGGACTTCTGGCCATCCGTAACGCTTCGGCCGTTGCCCAGGCAGCGCAGATTGAGGTCTCTCTGGGAATGCCGGCCTCGGTGGGGATTGGCCTGGCGGCAGCACTTCACCTGGGAGCAGCGCTGCCTCCCCTCGTGCATGCTCACAACTTATGGCAATATTGTGAGGACTCCAGAATCGTCCACCCGTTCGCTGTTAAAAATGGGATGTGGACTGTCCCGGAAGAACCGGGGCTGGGAATCCCCCTCCAGAGAGATCATTGGGAGTTGCTCACTCTGGCTCGGGATTTTTAACGCATAACGAGCGGTTGTCCGAGAGCATTCACTTCTAGCCAGACGCGATGGCCATTTTCTTCTATCGGCTGCACTGTCGGCATTGCGGACACACAGAAATCCTGTCTCGGCATGAGGCAGAGCGAAGGCTCCAGGCGCACAAGAAGCTCCGCGCCGGCGTCCAGACGGACGAGGCCCT
This is a stretch of genomic DNA from Thermogutta terrifontis. It encodes these proteins:
- a CDS encoding spermidine synthase, with product MIGLYFLGSKSPEKLSEIGQVGCSNRKDRCFETQILRAAAGVRALVLGMIVVGLGVVAPSQRISAQELSRVLFEKESLYHYVRVVEEGDIRRLQFRRSGIDFEESAINVRNPLDFPLHYYKLMMAGFIHCPHPQRILFVGLGGGTLVRAIRHYYPDVHLDVIELDPVVVEAAQAYFGFKEDSRMKVYIRDARVQMTRLAKEGARYDMIFLDAFRGGYIPYHLTTREFMELVAKLLEEDGVVVSNLQPGFASYHYQRRTIARVFPSEWSYGRYGNVIVVASKKPQRLSREEIIKRAEQLQAEKKFTFFLPEVAQLGTSGEDYVRQGEILTDDYAPTDVLRSIPQD
- a CDS encoding cytochrome c — encoded protein: MRPVVLTLGVAIGFLVFSGGTIARGADIPPAPKASTYAPAADLVKAVDDYIQGIAKVLESEEDFKDLQSKVIKDAETLAVLALVLGLHDENTPYKAAAPALIKAARELSAAAAKDYASAKKALAAVEAAKSASGDSNGLKWEKVASLKELMEQVPLVNSRLKRNMRRFERQAETIAMDSAVIAAIAQGSMANLDETSKPENAEQWFQFCAAMRDAAAQVNKAAKAKDAAGAEKAVAALAKTCDDCHAVFHPEALGKTE
- a CDS encoding fused MFS/spermidine synthase, translating into MSGLRSFLLCTTAFVCGWVMMGLEILGGRILSPDFGSGVFVWGSVIGVFLLSLSTGYLIGGWASSRWPLLGVLAGVILAAALSIVPVALWYPEISGWFAALEWNERYGALAAATALFFLPSTLLGMVSPYCIRLMTTSVEKSGASAGTLYAISTVGSFLGCIHTAFYLILSLGIRHCLFLGAGVLAALGLLVAVVAVVGSPRGNAAFTAPPSSAVKRVEPPELVKR
- a CDS encoding 2-hydroxyacid dehydrogenase yields the protein MKVAVFSTKSYDKEFLEAANRSFGHELVFLEPRLTSQTVSLANGFPTVCVFVNDEVDARVLLHLQRHGTKHIALRCAGYNNVDLQVAEELGFIVSRVPAYSPQAVAEHTMALILALARKLHKSYNRVREGNFALDGLLGIDLAGKTAGVIGTGKIGRLVAKRLLAFECSVCAFDLRPDEELVSLGVEYVGYDELFRKSDIITLHCPLVPATYHLVNEETLALMKRGVILINTSRGALVDSQAVIRALKSGKIGALGLDVYEEEADLFFEDLSNQVIQDDVFMRMLTFPNVIITGHQAFFTNNAMQAIARMTLENITAVERGEPPPGLLRWQEARAIGA
- a CDS encoding mandelate racemase/muconate lactonizing enzyme family protein; this encodes MRLCDVEFLLTKLDPLSQGIADRLVLVRVQTDAAVDGWGEAPVPWRVGELARRREQLLPTLAGRNILDLAELAELNVLSPPLRAAVEIACWDAAGKALGQPVARFWGGFYRHQVPVGQFVGDMDEDEILAQAQRMYDRGVTCWILGTSGQIAQDLEVLRAIRDQFGEAIQLRVDARRRFDFTAAVHLCLQMESLGIHCLIDPLATNYWQTYRRLQQESPVPIAIRRGLKSLRDVWAVCQCGAARHLILDMYELGGLLAIRNASAVAQAAQIEVSLGMPASVGIGLAAALHLGAALPPLVHAHNLWQYCEDSRIVHPFAVKNGMWTVPEEPGLGIPLQRDHWELLTLARDF